In a single window of the Sulfitobacter indolifex genome:
- the amaB gene encoding L-piperidine-6-carboxylate dehydrogenase: MKACGVTASLDVSGGMAVISPVTGEIVATLAEHSVSDAEAAIARANDAFRIWRNVPAPRRGELVRLFSEELRASKEELGRMVSIEAGKSPSEGLGEVQEMIDICDFAVGLSRQLYGLTIATERPGHRMMETWHPLGVVGIITAFNFPCAPWCWNSALALVCGDPVIWKPSEKTPLTAMACQAVFERALARFGDDAPEGLSQVIIGGPEVGATLVDSQKVALISATGSTRMGRIVGPKVAARFGKCILELGGNNAGIVCPSADMDMALRAVAFGAMGTAGQRCTTMRRLFVHESVYDQIVPALKKAYATVSVGNPLETQALVGPLIDKNAFDSMGVALKEAAELGGVVHGGEREHVGPDTGYYVRPALVEMPQQAGPVLRETFAPILYVMKYSDFDEVLELHNDVGGGLSSSIFTTDLREMETFLSARGSDCGIANVNIGTSGAEIGGAFGGEKETGGGRESGSDAWRAYMRRATNTINYSRELPLAQGVVFDID, encoded by the coding sequence ATGAAAGCCTGCGGTGTAACCGCCTCCCTCGATGTGTCGGGCGGCATGGCCGTGATCTCGCCCGTGACGGGCGAGATCGTTGCAACCCTGGCTGAACACAGCGTCTCGGATGCCGAGGCGGCCATCGCCAGGGCCAACGACGCGTTCCGCATCTGGCGCAATGTCCCCGCCCCCCGCCGCGGCGAACTGGTGCGTCTCTTTTCCGAGGAACTGCGCGCCTCCAAGGAAGAGCTGGGCCGCATGGTGTCGATCGAGGCCGGCAAGTCGCCGTCCGAAGGTCTGGGCGAAGTTCAGGAGATGATCGACATCTGTGACTTCGCGGTTGGCCTGTCGCGCCAACTGTACGGTCTGACCATCGCCACCGAACGCCCCGGCCACCGCATGATGGAAACCTGGCACCCGCTGGGCGTGGTGGGCATCATCACCGCGTTCAACTTTCCCTGCGCACCCTGGTGCTGGAACTCCGCGCTGGCGCTGGTCTGCGGCGATCCGGTGATCTGGAAACCGTCGGAAAAGACCCCGCTGACCGCGATGGCTTGTCAGGCAGTGTTCGAACGCGCTCTCGCCCGGTTCGGCGACGATGCACCCGAAGGCCTGAGCCAAGTGATAATCGGCGGCCCCGAGGTTGGTGCTACGCTGGTGGACAGCCAGAAGGTTGCACTCATCTCCGCCACCGGCTCGACCCGCATGGGTCGTATCGTCGGCCCGAAAGTGGCGGCCCGTTTCGGCAAATGTATCCTCGAACTGGGCGGCAACAATGCCGGAATCGTCTGCCCTTCCGCCGATATGGACATGGCCCTGCGCGCCGTCGCCTTCGGTGCCATGGGCACGGCAGGCCAGCGCTGTACCACCATGCGCCGCCTGTTCGTGCATGAGAGCGTCTATGATCAGATCGTACCGGCGCTGAAAAAGGCCTATGCCACTGTGTCTGTAGGCAACCCGCTTGAGACCCAGGCGCTGGTCGGTCCCCTGATCGACAAGAACGCCTTTGACTCGATGGGTGTCGCCCTGAAGGAAGCGGCCGAACTTGGCGGTGTCGTCCACGGCGGGGAACGCGAGCACGTCGGTCCCGATACCGGATATTACGTCCGACCCGCGCTAGTCGAGATGCCGCAGCAGGCAGGCCCGGTGCTGCGCGAGACCTTTGCGCCGATCCTCTACGTCATGAAGTACAGCGATTTCGACGAAGTTCTGGAACTGCACAACGATGTGGGAGGCGGCTTGTCGTCCTCGATCTTCACCACCGATCTGCGCGAGATGGAGACTTTCCTCTCGGCACGCGGCTCAGACTGCGGCATTGCCAACGTAAACATCGGTACCTCGGGTGCTGAAATCGGCGGAGCGTTCGGCGGCGAAAAGGAGACCGGCGGCGGTCGTGAAAGCGGTTCGGACGCGTGGCGTGCGTACATGCGCCGTGCCACCAACACCATCAACTACTCCCGTGAGCTGCCGCTTGCGCAAGGGGTCGTCTTCGATATTGACTAA
- a CDS encoding HIT family protein, whose protein sequence is MNDTCIFCRIARSELPAFKLFEDDLILAFLDLHPIREGHTLIIPKQHYPWFEDMPEPVAARIMTVGQRLARAMKDEWQVERVAFFYTGIHVAHTHAHVVPMLHQHDVTSARYLEDGTEAFTLPPSPEEAALLQTAERIIVRLRQDG, encoded by the coding sequence ATGAACGATACGTGTATCTTTTGTCGGATAGCGCGGTCTGAACTGCCTGCGTTCAAGTTGTTTGAAGACGATTTGATCCTCGCATTTCTTGATCTGCATCCGATCCGAGAGGGTCATACGCTAATCATTCCTAAGCAACATTATCCGTGGTTTGAGGACATGCCCGAACCCGTGGCAGCGCGGATCATGACAGTTGGGCAGCGGTTGGCGCGGGCGATGAAGGACGAATGGCAAGTCGAGCGCGTGGCGTTCTTCTATACCGGTATTCACGTCGCCCATACCCATGCCCATGTTGTGCCGATGTTGCACCAGCACGATGTCACCTCGGCCCGCTATCTTGAGGACGGGACCGAGGCGTTCACCTTGCCGCCCTCGCCGGAGGAAGCGGCATTGCTGCAAACTGCCGAACGTATAATAGTGCGATTGAGGCAGGACGGTTAA
- a CDS encoding DSD1 family PLP-dependent enzyme: MTDPTAALPDTPALLLDEARMERNISRLASHADALGVALRPHLKTAKSIDVARRLAGGTPGPITVSTLAEAEVFFAAGHSDILYAVGIAPQKLKRIQALREKGCDLVVILDNEAQAQAAAEASVPAMIEIDSDGHRGGLRAEDPALLQVGRILHDAECLRGVMTHAGESYTVRGAAAHADFAEQERKAAVTAAENLRGAGLSCPVVSIGSTPTAHAARDLTGVTELRAGVYMFFDLVMAGIDVCTQDDIALSVLTTVIGHQPAKGWTMIDAGWMAMSRDRGTAAQDVDQGYGLVCDETGQILTDYIVVSANQEHGIIAQREGANPTPLDLPVGTRLRILPNHACATAAQHDRYHLVRQDGGPLDVWPRFNGW, from the coding sequence ATGACCGACCCAACCGCCGCCCTGCCCGACACCCCAGCTCTCCTGCTCGACGAAGCGCGTATGGAGCGCAATATTTCGCGGCTCGCCAGCCACGCGGATGCCTTGGGCGTGGCCCTGCGCCCGCATCTAAAAACCGCTAAATCTATTGACGTCGCCCGCCGCTTGGCCGGCGGAACACCGGGGCCCATCACCGTCTCAACCTTGGCCGAGGCCGAGGTATTCTTTGCCGCAGGCCACAGTGATATCCTCTATGCCGTGGGGATCGCGCCGCAAAAGCTGAAACGCATACAGGCCCTGCGCGAAAAGGGCTGCGATCTTGTGGTGATCCTCGACAACGAAGCACAGGCACAGGCCGCAGCAGAGGCCTCCGTCCCCGCGATGATCGAGATTGACAGCGATGGTCACCGGGGCGGCTTGCGAGCCGAAGACCCCGCGCTCCTGCAAGTCGGGCGTATTTTGCATGATGCGGAATGTCTGCGCGGTGTCATGACCCATGCGGGCGAAAGCTATACGGTCCGGGGCGCTGCCGCCCATGCAGACTTTGCCGAACAGGAGCGCAAAGCCGCTGTCACCGCCGCCGAAAACCTGCGCGGCGCGGGCCTCTCCTGCCCCGTGGTCAGCATAGGTTCGACCCCCACCGCCCATGCCGCGCGCGACCTGACAGGCGTGACAGAACTGCGCGCCGGCGTTTATATGTTCTTTGATCTGGTCATGGCCGGGATCGACGTCTGCACCCAAGATGACATTGCCCTAAGCGTGCTGACCACGGTCATCGGCCACCAACCCGCAAAGGGGTGGACCATGATCGACGCAGGCTGGATGGCAATGTCCCGCGACCGGGGCACGGCGGCGCAGGACGTGGACCAAGGCTACGGCCTGGTGTGCGACGAGACTGGTCAAATCCTGACCGACTATATCGTCGTCAGCGCCAATCAGGAACACGGGATCATCGCGCAGCGCGAGGGCGCAAACCCGACGCCGCTGGACCTTCCCGTCGGCACCCGCCTGCGAATCCTGCCCAACCACGCCTGTGCCACCGCCGCCCAGCACGACCGCTACCATCTAGTGCGGCAAGACGGCGGTCCGCTTGACGTTTGGCCGCGTTTTAACGGCTGGTAA
- a CDS encoding DUF488 domain-containing protein encodes MTFRFHSIGHSTRTPEEVIDMLQFAGVQLLIDVRSFPKSRRYPAFNDDQFPQTLAPYQIGYQHMLALGGRRPKQKEVDDDLNANWRVRSFQNYADYALGDAFQTAFAELIDLGRTKIVAMMCSEAVWWRCHRRIITDYLLLHGHSVGHIMSAKKITKATPSEAAELRPDGTVIYPPLNVSD; translated from the coding sequence ATGACCTTTCGATTTCACTCTATTGGCCATTCCACTCGAACACCGGAAGAGGTGATCGACATGTTGCAGTTTGCCGGGGTCCAGCTTTTGATCGATGTGCGATCTTTCCCGAAGTCCCGCAGATATCCTGCTTTCAACGATGACCAATTCCCCCAAACCCTCGCCCCATATCAGATTGGCTACCAGCATATGCTGGCGCTCGGCGGTCGGCGCCCAAAACAGAAAGAAGTGGACGACGATTTGAACGCCAACTGGCGTGTCCGCAGTTTCCAAAACTACGCGGATTATGCCTTAGGGGACGCGTTCCAGACAGCCTTCGCAGAGTTAATCGATCTGGGGCGAACCAAGATCGTCGCAATGATGTGCTCTGAGGCAGTCTGGTGGCGCTGTCACCGGCGGATCATCACGGATTATTTGCTGCTGCATGGTCATTCTGTCGGGCACATCATGTCAGCAAAGAAAATCACCAAGGCGACACCGTCAGAAGCGGCCGAGCTTCGTCCAGACGGCACCGTGATCTATCCTCCGCTGAATGTTTCAGACTGA
- the rnk gene encoding nucleoside diphosphate kinase regulator, producing the protein MTEAIPVADHVTSRNPHLILNAADLVHLEELAEGMMHRHPTLADRFFEEIGRAQIVEDQQMPGDVVGIGSKVTYRDETTGQNKSVTLVYPEDADITRSQVSVITPIGVALLGLREGASFYWDTRRENQRHMLTILKVEQRSDDCQG; encoded by the coding sequence ATGACTGAAGCCATTCCGGTTGCAGACCACGTCACAAGCCGCAATCCGCATCTTATCTTGAACGCGGCCGATCTGGTTCACCTTGAAGAGCTGGCAGAGGGGATGATGCACCGCCACCCAACGCTGGCCGACCGCTTCTTCGAAGAGATCGGCCGGGCGCAGATCGTCGAGGATCAGCAAATGCCCGGCGATGTCGTCGGCATCGGCAGCAAGGTGACCTACCGCGATGAGACCACCGGACAGAACAAATCGGTCACGCTCGTCTATCCTGAGGATGCGGATATCACCCGTTCTCAGGTCTCGGTCATCACCCCCATTGGCGTGGCGCTTTTGGGCCTGCGCGAAGGGGCGAGCTTTTACTGGGACACGCGCCGGGAAAACCAGCGGCACATGTTGACGATCCTCAAGGTCGAACAGCGCTCTGACGACTGTCAGGGCTGA
- a CDS encoding 16S rRNA pseudouridine(516) synthase — protein MTKIPTTRIDRLLGSLGYGSRGEIAQIARARRIVLDGARVANVAKRIPMSPDLTERMTVHGAPLDPLLGMVVMMNKPAGYICSRKDSGPLVYDLLPDRWRHRKPMLSPVGRLDKETSGLLLLTDHGDLLHRITSPNLAVEKTYRASLARPLEGHEVNVFASGELMLSGEKKPLHPAKLSVLSPTEARLNITEGRYHQVRRMFAAVGNHVEALHREALGDLTLPDNLQAAAWCLLNADDTAKVFAKSSS, from the coding sequence GTGACCAAAATTCCGACCACGCGAATTGACAGGCTGCTGGGGTCCTTGGGCTATGGCTCACGCGGAGAGATTGCGCAGATCGCGCGAGCGCGGCGGATTGTGCTGGATGGTGCGAGGGTCGCGAATGTGGCTAAGCGCATTCCCATGTCCCCGGATCTCACCGAACGGATGACCGTCCACGGCGCGCCGTTGGACCCCTTGCTGGGGATGGTGGTCATGATGAATAAGCCGGCGGGATACATCTGTTCGCGCAAAGACAGCGGGCCGCTGGTCTATGATCTTTTGCCCGACCGCTGGCGGCATCGCAAACCCATGCTCTCGCCTGTTGGTCGGCTGGACAAGGAGACCTCTGGTCTGCTGTTGCTTACCGATCATGGCGATCTGTTGCACCGGATCACCAGCCCCAACCTCGCTGTCGAAAAGACCTACCGAGCCAGTCTGGCGCGGCCCCTTGAGGGCCATGAGGTGAACGTGTTTGCATCGGGCGAATTGATGTTGAGCGGAGAGAAAAAGCCGCTGCACCCCGCCAAGCTCAGCGTATTGTCACCCACGGAGGCGCGGTTGAACATTACCGAGGGCCGATACCACCAGGTGCGGCGCATGTTTGCCGCCGTGGGCAACCATGTGGAGGCTCTGCACCGCGAAGCTCTGGGCGATCTGACATTGCCGGACAATTTGCAGGCAGCTGCGTGGTGCCTTCTGAATGCGGATGACACCGCTAAGGTTTTCGCAAAATCGTCGAGCTAG
- a CDS encoding GNAT family N-acetyltransferase produces the protein MQATGPHPLIFTLPKLRETLLWHYRRLSETSRRLRFMGKVKENVLAKTANTSSPDVTFGVESDGAYRGILELYIIDAERAEIGLSVEDAYQGRGIGRALFRRGVAEARARRLETVDVHFLQSNQAIRKLCLEVGGDIRANGSECMSTIQL, from the coding sequence ATGCAGGCAACAGGCCCACACCCCCTTATCTTCACACTTCCCAAGTTGCGCGAGACGCTTTTGTGGCACTACCGCCGCCTGAGTGAGACATCTCGCAGACTGCGCTTTATGGGCAAGGTCAAGGAAAATGTGCTGGCGAAAACGGCCAATACCTCTTCGCCGGATGTTACCTTTGGCGTTGAGAGCGACGGCGCGTATCGGGGTATTCTGGAGCTCTATATCATCGACGCCGAACGGGCTGAGATTGGTCTGTCTGTCGAGGACGCCTACCAAGGGCGCGGCATTGGACGTGCGCTGTTCCGCCGGGGGGTGGCAGAGGCGCGTGCCAGACGGTTGGAGACCGTTGATGTGCATTTTCTGCAGTCCAACCAAGCGATCCGGAAGCTTTGTCTTGAGGTGGGCGGCGACATTCGCGCGAACGGATCAGAGTGTATGTCGACCATCCAACTCTGA
- a CDS encoding phospholipase D family protein, with protein sequence MSSQEKTHGGQTGVAPLQKGADAFAARILLADAAMSSIDAQYYIWHDGLTGTLLLGALRRAADRGVRVRLLLDDNGTTGLDPELAALDAHPMIEVRLWNPFNLRRLKMLSYGFDFFRLNRRMHNKSLTVDGHVTILGGRNIGDEYFATGPTALYVDLDVLAVGQVVADVSADFDRYWRAGAVHPAGAIVGAPREGDPLAARLAGLETNPQLGEYRQILQSSDIVNSLAAGEFGVEWTTAQLVSDDPIKGEGAVAREDLLASRLADAVGEIETRFDGVSPYFVPGKAGVEAFAQLAARGVQVRMLTNSLDATDVLPVHAGYAKRRKDMLRSGVRLYELRQQAAVGAPTDRLGPFGTSGASLHAKTFAVDGARIFVGSFNFDPRSTTLNTEMGLLIDSDSMAQGLHGAFDADLRGLAWRVELDEEALIWRDPQTEAVTTEEPGKSLLRRLALTIVGWLPVEWLL encoded by the coding sequence TTGTCATCTCAAGAAAAAACGCATGGGGGGCAAACGGGTGTCGCGCCTTTGCAAAAGGGGGCGGATGCTTTTGCGGCGCGTATCCTTTTGGCCGATGCGGCAATGTCCTCCATCGATGCGCAATATTACATTTGGCATGATGGTCTAACCGGCACGCTCTTGCTTGGCGCCTTGCGCCGCGCGGCGGATCGAGGCGTGCGGGTGAGGCTTTTGTTGGATGACAACGGGACAACGGGATTGGACCCGGAGCTTGCCGCGCTCGACGCCCATCCGATGATCGAGGTGCGTCTGTGGAACCCGTTTAACCTGCGCCGGCTCAAGATGCTGTCCTATGGCTTCGACTTTTTCCGCCTTAACCGTCGTATGCACAATAAATCCCTTACCGTGGACGGCCATGTAACGATCCTCGGCGGGCGCAATATCGGGGATGAGTATTTCGCCACCGGCCCGACCGCGCTTTATGTCGATCTGGACGTTCTGGCCGTGGGGCAGGTGGTGGCTGATGTGTCAGCAGACTTTGACCGCTACTGGCGTGCGGGGGCGGTTCATCCTGCGGGGGCGATTGTTGGTGCGCCGCGGGAGGGTGATCCGCTTGCCGCGCGTCTGGCAGGGCTGGAGACGAACCCGCAGCTTGGTGAGTACAGGCAGATTTTGCAAAGCTCGGACATTGTGAATTCCCTCGCAGCGGGGGAGTTTGGCGTTGAATGGACCACGGCACAGTTGGTCAGCGACGATCCGATCAAAGGCGAGGGCGCGGTGGCTCGGGAAGACTTGCTGGCCTCGCGGCTGGCGGATGCGGTCGGAGAGATTGAGACCCGCTTTGACGGCGTTTCGCCCTATTTCGTACCCGGCAAGGCCGGGGTTGAGGCGTTCGCGCAGCTGGCGGCACGCGGGGTGCAGGTGCGGATGCTAACCAATTCGCTCGACGCGACTGATGTGCTGCCAGTTCACGCGGGCTATGCGAAACGGCGCAAGGATATGCTGCGCAGCGGCGTGCGGCTTTACGAATTGCGCCAGCAAGCCGCGGTGGGTGCGCCGACCGACCGGCTCGGTCCTTTCGGCACGTCGGGCGCGAGCCTTCATGCCAAGACCTTTGCCGTGGACGGCGCCCGAATTTTCGTGGGCTCGTTTAACTTTGATCCGCGATCAACGACTTTGAACACGGAGATGGGTCTGTTGATCGACAGTGACAGTATGGCGCAGGGGCTACATGGCGCCTTTGACGCGGACCTGCGCGGGCTGGCATGGCGGGTGGAGTTGGACGAAGAGGCCCTGATCTGGAGAGACCCGCAAACAGAGGCTGTAACCACAGAGGAACCGGGAAAGAGCCTGCTGAGACGGCTGGCGTTGACGATCGTCGGTTGGTTGCCGGTTGAGTGGTTGCTGTAG
- a CDS encoding hypervirulence associated TUDOR domain-containing protein, producing the protein MPKFKQGDHVSWNSEAGRVSGKITKVHEADFDYKGHRRRASKDEPQYEIESDKTDHIAAHKEDTLTKLKS; encoded by the coding sequence ATGCCAAAATTCAAACAAGGCGATCACGTCAGTTGGAACTCGGAGGCTGGGCGGGTCAGCGGCAAAATAACAAAAGTCCATGAGGCAGACTTCGACTACAAAGGGCATCGTCGTCGCGCATCCAAAGATGAGCCGCAATATGAGATCGAAAGCGACAAGACTGACCACATCGCTGCTCATAAGGAAGATACGCTCACCAAGCTGAAATCATGA
- the hglS gene encoding 2-oxoadipate dioxygenase/decarboxylase HglS, which translates to MFNGGPTHLSHLDPNAIRTMFSRAMSALYRDEVPAYGTLLDLVRKVNDATLQANPADRVRLEKLGELDRISEERHGAIRLGTAQELATMRRLFAIMGMYPVGYYDLSVAGVPVHSTAFRPLDDAALNANPFRVFTSLLRLDLIEDANLREEAQEVLAARQIFTLGCLEKIKLAETQGGLTAEEAEVFVAEALETFRWHPEANVSYPLYERLHAAHRLVADVVAFKGPHINHLTPRTLDIDAVQRLMPEQSIAPKAVIEGPPSRAVPILLRQTSFKALEEPVSYSDGTITIAGSHTARFGEIEQRGIALTPKGQALYDKLLSQTREIVRPAADGSNAAEYMKTLARIFEEFPDDFETIRTQGLGYFRYSATGKASSDADLTLPPSELVARGLLRADPIIYEDFLPVSAAGIFQSNLGDDAAHAFVANPNRDRFEADLGAPVVELHQRYAEAEAASIARARSVLGRAHA; encoded by the coding sequence ATGTTCAACGGAGGCCCGACGCACTTGTCCCATCTCGACCCCAATGCGATCCGAACAATGTTTTCTCGCGCCATGTCCGCGCTTTACCGCGACGAGGTGCCCGCATACGGTACGCTTCTCGACCTCGTGCGAAAGGTGAATGACGCAACCTTACAGGCCAACCCAGCCGATCGTGTGCGCCTTGAGAAGCTGGGCGAGCTCGACCGCATCAGCGAGGAACGTCACGGAGCGATTCGGCTTGGGACTGCGCAGGAACTGGCGACCATGCGCCGCCTCTTCGCGATCATGGGCATGTATCCGGTCGGATACTACGACCTTTCCGTGGCAGGCGTCCCGGTTCATTCGACGGCCTTCCGCCCGCTGGATGACGCGGCGCTGAACGCCAACCCTTTCCGAGTCTTCACCTCGCTGCTGCGCCTTGATCTGATCGAAGATGCGAACCTGCGCGAAGAGGCTCAAGAGGTTCTCGCGGCCCGCCAGATATTTACCCTAGGATGTCTCGAAAAGATCAAGCTTGCAGAGACCCAGGGAGGCCTGACGGCCGAAGAGGCAGAGGTATTCGTGGCCGAGGCGCTGGAGACCTTCCGTTGGCATCCCGAGGCCAATGTCAGCTATCCCCTGTACGAACGTCTGCATGCGGCACATCGGCTTGTCGCCGACGTGGTTGCCTTCAAAGGTCCACACATCAATCACCTGACCCCGCGCACCCTTGATATCGATGCAGTGCAGCGCCTCATGCCGGAACAGAGCATCGCACCGAAGGCCGTGATCGAGGGCCCGCCGTCCCGCGCGGTTCCGATCCTTCTGCGCCAAACATCGTTCAAGGCACTGGAAGAGCCGGTGTCCTATAGCGACGGCACCATCACCATTGCCGGCAGCCACACCGCGCGGTTCGGAGAAATTGAGCAACGCGGCATCGCACTGACGCCCAAAGGCCAGGCGCTTTACGACAAGCTGCTTTCGCAAACGCGGGAAATCGTGCGCCCGGCGGCCGATGGCTCCAATGCCGCCGAGTACATGAAAACGCTCGCGCGGATCTTTGAAGAATTTCCGGATGACTTCGAGACAATCCGCACTCAGGGCCTAGGGTATTTCCGCTACAGCGCCACGGGCAAGGCGTCCTCGGATGCGGACCTGACACTGCCCCCTTCCGAGCTTGTCGCTAGGGGCCTTTTGCGCGCCGACCCCATAATCTATGAAGACTTCCTGCCGGTCTCGGCCGCCGGAATTTTCCAGTCCAACCTGGGTGACGACGCAGCCCACGCATTCGTGGCCAATCCGAACCGCGACCGTTTCGAGGCCGACCTCGGCGCGCCGGTCGTCGAACTGCACCAACGCTACGCCGAGGCCGAAGCGGCCTCGATCGCCCGTGCCCGCTCCGTTCTGGGCCGCGCGCACGCCTGA
- a CDS encoding D-amino acid dehydrogenase translates to MVQKAVEMKVVVMGAGVIGVTTAYYLAKQGAEVVVIDRQSGPGQETSYANAGQLSYGMTSPWAAPGIPMKAVKWMFMKRRPLFIWPLISPTMWAWCARMVSNCNEESYRINKGRMVRVSSYSRDVMPELIAETGIAYDGREQGTLQLFRTAKQMAASQADQDILAEYGSPYDVLDRNSCIGAEPALAEVRHKFVGGLRLTADRTGDCRMFTVGLTKKCVEMGVVFHYGQVISSVAVENGRIAGIDTEIGERITGDAYVCAMGSYAVRVLNPIGIKLPVYPVKGYSVTLPVTNDEYAPQSTVMDETHKVAITRLGDRIRVAGQAEIAGYSNRLGPHAVDTVKHVIGDLFPQGGDISKAEGWTGLRPMTPDGTPVLGATQYDNLFLNTGHGTLGWTMACGSGRAVADLVLGKQPEIFMEGLTAARYSR, encoded by the coding sequence ATCGTACAAAAGGCGGTTGAAATGAAAGTCGTTGTCATGGGTGCGGGCGTCATTGGCGTTACCACCGCGTATTATCTGGCAAAACAAGGCGCGGAGGTCGTGGTGATCGACCGGCAGTCCGGGCCAGGACAGGAAACCAGCTATGCCAATGCGGGCCAGCTCAGCTATGGCATGACCTCCCCCTGGGCGGCACCGGGCATCCCGATGAAAGCGGTCAAATGGATGTTCATGAAGCGGCGGCCCCTGTTCATCTGGCCGCTGATCAGCCCGACAATGTGGGCTTGGTGCGCGCGTATGGTCAGCAACTGCAACGAAGAAAGCTACCGCATCAACAAGGGCCGCATGGTCCGCGTTTCAAGCTATTCGCGCGATGTCATGCCTGAATTGATCGCCGAGACCGGCATTGCCTATGATGGGCGCGAACAAGGCACTTTGCAGCTGTTCCGAACCGCCAAACAGATGGCGGCGTCACAAGCGGATCAGGATATTCTGGCCGAATATGGGTCGCCCTACGATGTCTTGGACCGCAATAGCTGTATCGGCGCCGAACCCGCTTTGGCCGAGGTCCGGCATAAATTTGTTGGCGGTTTGCGGCTAACGGCCGACCGAACCGGCGATTGCCGGATGTTCACCGTAGGGCTGACCAAAAAATGCGTCGAAATGGGCGTAGTCTTTCACTATGGCCAAGTTATCAGCTCTGTCGCCGTTGAAAATGGCCGCATTGCTGGCATCGATACCGAGATTGGTGAACGCATTACCGGCGATGCCTATGTTTGCGCCATGGGCAGCTATGCGGTGCGCGTGCTCAATCCCATCGGGATCAAATTGCCAGTGTACCCGGTCAAAGGGTACTCGGTCACCTTGCCAGTGACGAACGATGAATACGCCCCGCAATCGACGGTCATGGATGAGACCCATAAGGTCGCGATCACCCGGCTGGGAGACCGCATTCGCGTGGCAGGCCAGGCTGAAATCGCAGGCTATTCCAACCGGCTCGGGCCTCATGCGGTCGATACGGTCAAACACGTCATCGGCGATCTTTTCCCGCAGGGCGGCGACATTTCCAAAGCCGAAGGCTGGACGGGCCTGCGCCCCATGACCCCGGACGGCACACCGGTTCTTGGAGCCACCCAATATGACAACCTGTTTCTCAACACCGGCCACGGAACGCTGGGTTGGACGATGGCCTGCGGCTCAGGCCGCGCGGTGGCCGATCTGGTCTTGGGAAAGCAGCCGGAAATTTTCATGGAGGGGCTGACAGCCGCGCGGTATTCTCGCTGA